One [Clostridium] saccharolyticum WM1 DNA segment encodes these proteins:
- a CDS encoding phage tail protein, which produces MIGLLGGLRFRVNDSRVFTFQNFRREISASWNTMNRIGQKPLCELGGADLQTVTFDITLDASLGVKPRALLGIMERMTESGEANELVIGRQLVGKNKWVITKCSQAWEVILRGGELYRANVTLTLQEYV; this is translated from the coding sequence ATGATTGGACTTTTAGGTGGACTGCGATTCCGGGTAAATGACAGTCGGGTTTTCACATTTCAGAATTTTAGAAGAGAGATTTCAGCTTCATGGAATACGATGAATCGGATCGGCCAGAAACCGCTGTGCGAATTAGGAGGGGCAGATTTACAGACAGTAACCTTTGACATAACTCTGGATGCCTCTCTGGGAGTAAAACCCAGGGCGCTTTTAGGAATCATGGAGCGAATGACGGAGTCAGGAGAAGCCAATGAACTGGTTATTGGAAGGCAGTTAGTAGGGAAAAACAAATGGGTAATAACGAAATGTTCTCAGGCCTGGGAAGTTATATTAAGAGGCGGAGAATTATATCGTGCCAATGTTACCCTGACGTTACAGGAATATGTGTGA
- a CDS encoding GPW/gp25 family protein, which translates to MERYEVSISDVCGEQAEELKRNLTTLFGTRAGAQPADREFGISWECLDEMPEAAESLFFLEAAKKVERYEPRVRIHDIVFEQKEGMLVPHIYFKGKEEP; encoded by the coding sequence ATGGAAAGATATGAAGTGTCCATCTCGGACGTATGTGGAGAGCAGGCAGAGGAACTAAAACGTAACCTGACCACTCTGTTTGGAACAAGGGCCGGCGCTCAACCTGCCGACAGAGAGTTTGGTATTTCTTGGGAATGTCTGGATGAAATGCCGGAAGCAGCAGAAAGCCTGTTTTTTCTGGAAGCTGCAAAAAAGGTGGAGCGGTATGAGCCAAGAGTAAGGATCCATGACATCGTGTTTGAGCAGAAAGAGGGAATGTTGGTCCCTCACATATATTTTAAAGGAAAGGAGGAACCTTGA
- a CDS encoding baseplate assembly protein, which produces MKNMNNRFSDYPEVSFIEDTSFSDLQARLIEDYEKKYKELTGKNISLSLADPYRLILYSCAVAIYQGYQYEDRAGKMGLLKYSTGEFLDNLAAFKKVKRNEASPARTMIRFTLSAAVERKVVIPKGTRVKGPELYFETSDIGEIMPGQLYADIPAKCQITGIKGNGYLPGEIRTLTDLLPYTLKVSNLTQTSGGADRESDEELAERIYLAPISYSTAGPERAYEYWVKTFSPSVGECRITSEAPGEVDIYVTMADGTIPDDGFLKELEEYLENSNVRPLTDHVVVKKPRPIEYNIDFVYYIRNEDSDKEETIKYAVQTACDNYIAWQKKVGRDINPSKLIYLVMEAGVKMVEVQTPVFTETPDSAMAFPGKIALNYGGRKDD; this is translated from the coding sequence ATGAAAAACATGAACAACAGGTTTTCCGATTATCCGGAGGTCAGTTTTATTGAAGATACCAGTTTTTCAGACCTTCAGGCACGGCTTATAGAAGATTATGAGAAAAAGTATAAGGAATTGACCGGAAAAAATATTTCACTGTCATTGGCAGATCCGTACCGCCTGATTTTATATTCCTGCGCAGTTGCAATTTACCAGGGATACCAATATGAGGACAGAGCGGGAAAAATGGGATTGCTAAAATACAGTACCGGCGAATTTCTGGACAATCTGGCGGCCTTTAAGAAGGTAAAAAGGAATGAGGCATCTCCTGCCCGCACCATGATACGTTTTACTCTGTCGGCTGCAGTTGAAAGAAAGGTTGTAATTCCAAAGGGAACCAGGGTAAAAGGCCCGGAGCTGTATTTTGAGACATCGGATATAGGGGAAATAATGCCGGGCCAGCTTTATGCAGATATTCCGGCAAAGTGCCAGATTACCGGAATAAAAGGAAATGGTTATTTGCCTGGTGAGATTAGAACGCTCACTGACTTGCTTCCCTACACTCTTAAGGTATCTAACCTGACTCAGACCAGCGGAGGCGCAGACCGGGAAAGTGATGAGGAGTTGGCGGAACGGATTTATCTGGCGCCAATCAGCTATTCAACGGCTGGACCGGAGCGTGCTTATGAGTACTGGGTAAAGACATTCAGCCCTTCGGTAGGGGAATGCCGGATTACTTCAGAAGCTCCTGGTGAAGTAGATATTTACGTAACTATGGCGGATGGGACGATTCCTGATGACGGTTTCCTTAAAGAGCTGGAAGAATATTTGGAAAATAGCAACGTACGGCCTTTAACAGACCATGTTGTTGTGAAAAAACCCAGGCCAATAGAATATAATATTGATTTTGTTTATTATATCCGCAATGAGGACAGTGATAAGGAAGAAACCATAAAGTACGCAGTACAGACAGCCTGTGATAATTACATAGCATGGCAGAAGAAGGTAGGCAGAGATATTAATCCTTCAAAACTGATTTATCTGGTAATGGAAGCTGGAGTAAAGATGGTAGAAGTACAAACGCCGGTATTTACGGAAACACCTGATTCTGCGATGGCGTTTCCCGGAAAGATTGCCTTGAATTACGGAGGAAGAAAGGATGATTGA
- a CDS encoding LysM peptidoglycan-binding domain-containing protein has product MEVWKDLSAYIESFSYEDSVDESDNISISLSDRDLKWSRTWLPEKGDKISPSIILENWNYEGEKMTVMCGAFLVDDFSFSCPPFSCSINGVSAPVDTGFKETENTKTWEAATVRLIASEIAGKYGLELVYESEDIQVAKTEQDNQPDSDFLKSICERYGLGMKIFFNRLVIWDLKQYFDKPTVMTIVPEMVSKWSYNSTMQGTYTGVKVSYTNPSNSQTVEVMVGTEERLYKTSQKADNEVDARRIGDSILRNANRKEKTMKLTIPPKMSLYATANVLLSGFGNLDGKYFVERISHSLSDRTYDMQVSLSFISKDNDQRGNAEKTDGSSKEVNNYTVQKGDSLWSLAKRFYGDGARCREIYEANQKVIEAEAKRRGKRDSNNGYWIYPELILLIP; this is encoded by the coding sequence GTGGAGGTATGGAAAGATTTATCTGCGTACATAGAGAGTTTTTCATATGAAGATTCCGTTGACGAATCGGATAATATATCCATTTCATTAAGTGACCGTGATTTAAAATGGAGCCGTACCTGGCTGCCTGAAAAAGGGGACAAGATTTCCCCTTCCATCATTCTTGAAAACTGGAACTATGAGGGAGAAAAAATGACTGTGATGTGTGGTGCTTTCCTGGTAGATGATTTCTCCTTTTCCTGCCCTCCGTTTTCCTGTTCCATCAATGGGGTCTCAGCACCGGTGGATACCGGTTTTAAAGAAACAGAAAATACAAAAACTTGGGAAGCTGCTACTGTAAGGCTGATTGCCTCTGAAATTGCAGGAAAATATGGTTTGGAGCTGGTTTACGAATCAGAGGATATCCAGGTAGCAAAAACCGAGCAGGACAATCAGCCGGACAGTGACTTTTTAAAAAGTATTTGCGAAAGGTATGGATTAGGGATGAAAATCTTTTTCAACCGACTGGTAATATGGGACTTAAAACAATATTTTGATAAGCCTACGGTTATGACAATCGTACCTGAAATGGTTTCAAAATGGTCTTATAACAGCACTATGCAGGGAACCTACACCGGAGTAAAGGTAAGTTATACGAATCCCAGCAACAGTCAAACCGTTGAAGTCATGGTAGGAACAGAAGAACGGCTCTATAAAACAAGCCAAAAGGCAGACAATGAGGTGGATGCCAGACGAATCGGAGATAGTATTTTAAGGAATGCGAATAGAAAAGAGAAAACTATGAAGCTGACGATTCCGCCCAAAATGTCTTTGTATGCAACTGCCAATGTTCTACTGTCAGGTTTTGGAAATCTGGATGGAAAATATTTTGTAGAGAGGATTTCTCACAGTCTGTCAGATCGAACTTATGATATGCAGGTCAGCTTAAGCTTTATTTCTAAAGACAATGATCAGAGGGGAAATGCAGAGAAGACAGACGGCAGCAGCAAAGAAGTAAATAATTATACGGTACAAAAAGGTGACAGTTTATGGAGTCTTGCAAAACGTTTTTATGGGGATGGAGCCAGATGCCGGGAGATTTACGAGGCAAATCAGAAAGTCATTGAGGCGGAAGCAAAAAGACGCGGAAAGAGGGACTCCAATAATGGGTATTGGATTTATCCGGAATTGATTCTTTTAATACCATGA
- a CDS encoding phage baseplate assembly protein V, with protein sequence MKDVIRVGRISSINPETGSVRVYYPDKDSTTSELPLFHFHREFKLPKVNDQVIVLHLSNDTSSGVVLGGFWHEIDQPPKQAEYRKDLEDGSYEMLQNGNFLIHSPQISLRGEAGTVTLSEILEMKSRLETLERRLEE encoded by the coding sequence ATGAAGGATGTGATTCGGGTTGGACGGATATCATCGATAAATCCTGAAACCGGTTCGGTAAGAGTATATTATCCGGATAAGGACAGCACAACCTCTGAATTGCCATTGTTTCATTTTCACCGGGAATTCAAGCTTCCTAAAGTGAACGATCAGGTGATTGTGCTTCATTTATCTAATGATACCAGTTCAGGAGTGGTATTGGGGGGATTCTGGCACGAAATCGATCAACCGCCAAAACAGGCGGAATACAGAAAGGATCTGGAAGACGGCTCCTACGAAATGCTTCAGAATGGGAATTTTTTAATCCATTCCCCGCAGATTAGTTTAAGAGGTGAAGCAGGGACAGTTACGTTATCAGAGATTTTAGAAATGAAAAGCAGGCTGGAGACACTGGAAAGGAGGCTGGAAGAATGA
- a CDS encoding phage tail protein gives MAESSNGVMTVIARKKLCEAHAGDRQLPKIKKIAWGDGGVNEAGTPKNTTGNEIGLYNELMKKDVEAYVYVSEDHTSCRYTATLEAGDLTGKEISEMGLFDDDGDLVAYRTFLRKGKDEDIPQIYDMDEVF, from the coding sequence ATGGCAGAAAGTTCAAACGGTGTAATGACTGTAATAGCCAGAAAAAAATTATGTGAGGCACATGCCGGAGACCGGCAGTTGCCGAAGATTAAAAAAATAGCCTGGGGTGACGGAGGGGTAAATGAAGCGGGAACTCCTAAGAACACGACGGGAAATGAAATTGGACTTTATAATGAGCTGATGAAAAAGGATGTGGAAGCTTATGTGTATGTAAGTGAAGACCATACCAGTTGCCGATATACAGCTACTTTGGAAGCAGGAGATCTGACTGGTAAGGAAATATCAGAAATGGGACTCTTTGATGATGATGGAGATTTGGTGGCTTACCGGACATTTTTGCGTAAGGGCAAAGATGAAGAT
- a CDS encoding phage tail protein — translation MIDFYKGEMKDIMPVNLISPETKAISFAIGQAMKKLQEFSRACYIYGELGKVPEPVLDLLALELNTQYYDQTMPRNLKEQLITQTTAWYMHAGTPGVLEEFLDTALDGGEIREWFQYEGKPYYFKVLVQVGEHEIPLGYGLEVKRQIELYKNARSWLEHVAFVIKSKADCKIDLENAVRFRGKFYPRLNTPYLKLDGFWKLDGKRLSGYDSDEKIDFYPVKQNWEIRISENILLKEQCHVIYSVPENMDTEERMRFSGRTASMAGTKNAMFFKAKVGEYVRPSVRVTTINRLSSGWKLNGNRALNGGLSIL, via the coding sequence ATGATTGATTTTTATAAAGGTGAAATGAAAGATATTATGCCGGTTAATCTGATTTCTCCGGAAACAAAAGCAATCAGCTTTGCAATAGGTCAGGCGATGAAAAAGCTGCAGGAGTTTTCCAGAGCGTGTTATATATATGGAGAATTAGGTAAGGTGCCGGAGCCGGTGCTTGATCTCCTCGCATTGGAGCTGAATACCCAATATTATGATCAGACCATGCCGAGAAATTTGAAGGAGCAGTTGATCACACAGACAACCGCCTGGTATATGCATGCAGGTACACCGGGAGTTCTGGAGGAATTTTTAGATACAGCGCTGGATGGCGGAGAAATACGAGAATGGTTTCAATATGAGGGAAAACCTTACTATTTTAAAGTGCTGGTACAGGTGGGGGAACATGAAATCCCGTTAGGTTATGGATTGGAAGTTAAAAGGCAAATAGAACTTTATAAAAATGCCCGATCCTGGCTGGAGCATGTGGCGTTTGTAATAAAATCCAAGGCTGATTGTAAGATTGATCTTGAAAATGCGGTTCGTTTTAGAGGGAAGTTTTATCCTCGCCTCAATACTCCTTATTTAAAGCTGGATGGTTTTTGGAAGCTTGATGGTAAAAGATTAAGTGGATATGACAGTGATGAAAAGATAGATTTTTATCCGGTAAAGCAAAATTGGGAAATAAGAATTTCAGAGAATATTCTTTTGAAAGAACAGTGTCATGTGATTTATTCGGTACCAGAAAATATGGACACAGAAGAAAGAATGAGGTTTTCTGGCCGGACAGCATCGATGGCTGGGACAAAGAATGCAATGTTTTTTAAAGCTAAAGTTGGTGAGTATGTGAGGCCAAGTGTGAGAGTTACAACTATCAACCGATTATCCTCGGGATGGAAATTAAATGGTAACAGAGCTTTAAATGGTGGCCTGTCAATACTTTAA